The nucleotide sequence CTTCCGGCCGGTGAACCTGATGGACTTCGAGCCCAACCCGGACGTCGCCTCCTTCATCCCACCGAAGCTCGCCGAGCGCCTGTGCGTGGTGCCGCTGTCGCTGGACGGCAGCACGCTGCACGTGGCCTGCGGCTACCCGGTGCCGAAGAAGGAGCTCGACGAGGTGGGCTTCCTGCTCGGCAAGCCGCTCGAGCTGTGGGTGGCCGCGGAGGTGCGCATCCGCGAGTGGGTCTCCATCATCTACCGCCAGCCGCTGGCGCCGCGCTTCGCCCAGCTCTCCGCCGCGCTGGACCCCGAGCGGCGCGCCGCGACCTCCCCTCCTCCGCCCCCGGCCGCCGCGCAGGAAGACTCGCTCACGGCGGACATGGTGGAGCGCCTGGCGCGCTCCGTGGCGCAGGAGCCGCTTCCCACCGAGGTGCGAGCCACGCCGCGCGAGGCCGCAGCGCCGAAGCCTCCCGAGCCGCAGCGCCCGCCTCCGCCTCCGCCCGAGGCGGCCAACCCGGCCCCGCCGGCTTTCGTCCGCGCACCGCTGCGGCTGAACATGCCGAAGGACGAGCCGGCCCAGGCGCCGCCCCCTCCCGCGCCGAAGGCCGCGCCGCCCGTCGTCGTCGCCAGCGCCCAGCCCGCGGCGCGTCCCACGGCGACGCCCGCCATCCAGGCCCCGCCGCCCGCGAGCCGTCCCGCCACCCCTCCGGCGGTGGCCACCCCTCCTGTCATCAGCGGCCCGCAGCCCGCGGCCCGGCCCGCCACGCCTCCAACAAGCGCCCCGGCGGTGTTGCAGCCCGCCTCGGCGGCTCCTGCCACCGGCCCCGCTCGCGCGCCTTCCAACGGGGTGCAGCCCGGCGCACCGCAGCCGTCGGCCGCACCCCAGCAACGGCCCGCCGCTCCGGCTGCGCCCCAGGTGTGGCCGCCCGCGCCCGCCGCCGCTCCGGCTGCGCCCCAGGTGTGGCCGCCCGCCAACGCCCAGCCCGCTGCCGCGCCGGTGGCGGCGAGGCCTGTCGTCGCGCCTCCTCCACGCCCCGCGCCCGCGGGAGAGCCCGCGTTCCTCGTCTTCCCCAACCCCAGCGCTCCGCCGCGCCCGCAGCCCGCCGCGCCCGAGGCCCGCGCGCCGCAGGCGCCGGTGGGACAGGACGTGCCGGACTGGACGCTGACCCAGGCCCGCGCCGCGCTGAAGGAAGCCACCAAGGACCGGGACCGGCTCATCGACGTGGCGCTGCGCTTCGGCCGCCGCACGTTCGACTACGTGGCCTCCTTCGCCGTGGTGCGCGGAGCCGCACAGGGCCTGGAGGCTCGCGGCGACGGCATGACGGGCGAGCCGCTCACGCAGGTGTCCGTCCCGCTCGACGCGAGCAGCGTCTTCCGCACGGTGGCCGTCACCCGAGGCAGCTACGCGGGCCCGCTGCCGCCGGACGCCCTCACCCGGCACTACCTGGAGCTGTTCGGCCGGCAGACGCCGCGCACCGTCTTCCTGTACCCGGTGGAGGTGAAGGGCCGGCTGGTGGCCATCCTCTACGGTGACTGCGGGCAGAAGCCCATCAGCCAGCGCCGCCTGTCCGACTACATCCTGTTCTGCCAGGACCTGCCGGCCGCGTTCCAGGAGCTCATCCTCTTCCGCAAGCAGCGCCTGTCGGAGCTGCGCGCGCCGGACGAGGAGGAGTTGACCATCGACGTGGACGTGCCGGTCGCCGCGCTGCCAGCCCCCGCGCCCGCGGTGGTGGCGGGCCTGGGCTGGAGCCCCTTCTTCGGCCGGGGCGCCGGAGGCACCATGGGCCGCGCCGCCGCGCTGCCGCCCCGCGCGCAGTCGCAGGAGGAGCGCCCGCCGCCGGACTTCACGCCGCTGCTCAAGCGCCTCACGGGTCCGGACGCCGCGCAGCGCTCCAACGCCATGGCGGAGCTGGCGCGCTCGCCCGAGGCCAGCGCCAAGGTGCTGGCGCAGCACTTCCCCGGCCCCACCGCGTGGAGCCGCCTGCCCGTGGTGGAGCTGCCCGAGGCGGACGAGCTGGGCCCCATTCCCGGCGCGCTCTCGCGGCTGGGCCGCCCCGCCGCGCATGCCCTGGCGCCGCTGCTGGACTCGCACGACGCGGACACGCGCTACTTCGCACTGCTGACGGCGGGCAACCTGCCGTACGTGGAGCTGGTGGACGGCGTGCTGCGCGGCCTGTTCGACCTGGAGCCGGACATCAACAGCGCCGCGCGGGTGGCCGCCTCCGCCCTCAAGCAGCTTCCCCGGTTGGACGCCGCCCTGCGCGACCTGCGCCAGGAGCTGCGCAACCGGGACGCGATGCGCCGTGCGCTGGCCGCGCGCGCCCTGGGCACGCTGCATGACCGGGAGGCGGTGGAAGGCCTCATCCAGCTCACCGGCAGCGACGACGAGATGTGCGCCCAGGCCGCCGCCGAGGCGCTGCGCGACGTGACGCGCGCGACCTTCGGCCAGAGCCCGCGCCAGTGGACGCAGTGGTGGGCGGAGAACCGCAGCCGTCGCCGCGCGGACTGGCTCATCACCGCCCTGCGCCACCGCGAGCTGGACATGCGGCTGGCGGCGATTGAAGAGCTGAGCCGCGCCCTCAACGACACGCTCGGCTACTACGCGGACGCCCCCGAGGCCGAGCGCGAGGTGGCGGTGCGCCGCTGGGAAGCCTCTGCGGTAGCCCCCGCCAACGCGCGCCGGCTGGGCATGCTGTAGGGCTCCGTCCCAGGAGGCCGCGATGACCGGCGGGATGTGGATCAGCCTGGTGGCGTGTGTGGGGCTGCTCGCCCTGGCGGGGCTCGCGCTCTCGCGCGTGGGCCGCAGCCCGCTGGCGCTGCCGCTGTCGTTGCTGTCCATCACCCTGGCCACCTGGAACTTCTCCGGCTTCGCGCTGGAGCGCCTGGACGATGGGGGCTGGCGGCTGCTGGGCTTCGCCGCGGGGCTGATGACGGTGCCCTGCACGCTGCACTTCATCCTCGCGTTCGTCGGACGGCGGCGGCGCTCGGCGTGGGCGATGTTCGGCAGCTATGCCGTCTTCAGCGCGCTGGGCCTGGTGATGCTGGCCGGGCTCTTCGCGCCGTCGCTCGCCGAGCACCTGCTCTCGCTGCGCTTCGGGCTGACGGTGACGGCGCTGGTGACACCGCCGCTGGGCGGAGGCTTCACGCTGCTGGTGCTGCACCTGCGCCGCACGCACCAGCCGGACGAGCGCGCCCGGGCGGGGCTGGTGCTGCTGGGGCTGACGCTGCTGGTGGCGCTGCTGCTGACCGAGCTGGCGGCGGAATTGGGGCTGCTGGTTCCCCGGCTGGGCAACATCGGCACGCTGCTGGGCCTGCCGGTGATGGGGACGGCGGCGCTGCGCTTCGGACTCTTCGGCCGGGACGCGGGAGCGCCGCGCATGGCGCTGCACGCGGCGGCGGTGGCGGGCGTGGGCGTGCTGGCGTACCTCACCGTCTTCCGCCTCTTCGCCGCGCAGGCCGCCACGCTGGTGGTGTGCACCACGGCCGTCACGTTCGGCCTGGTGGCCGCCACGCGCCGGGGCGTCACCGCCTACGTCACTCGGAGCGAGCGCATGGAGCGGCTGGCCACGCTGGGCCGCTTCTCCGCGCAGATGGCGCATGACCTGAAGAACCCCATCGCCGCGATGAAGGGCGCCGCGCAGTACCTCAAGGAGGAGCACGCGCGCGGGCAGCCGTGGGACGGGCACGGCGAGTTCCTGGACCTGCTGCTGGAGCAGGTGGAGCGGCTGGACCGGGTGGTGGACACGTACCAGCGGCTGGCGCGCGTGGAGCCGCTGCCCCGGCCCGTGGACCTGGGCCGGCTGGTGGAGGGCGTGCTGTCGCTCCAGTCCTTCGCCAGCCCGGGGCAGGTGTCCATCCTCCGCGAGCTGACGCCGGGCCTGCCGCCCTGCTCGGGGGACGAGGACCTGTTGGCGAACGCGCTGGAGAACCTGGTGCGCAATGCCTTCGAGGCGATGTCGAAGGGAGGCACGCTCACCGTGCGCACGCTGCGGGATGGCCCGGGCGTGGCGGTGGAGGTGGAGGACACGGGCGAGGGGATGGACGCACGCACCCGTGAGCGCGCCTTCGACGACTTCTACACCACGAAGGCCTCGGGCAGCGGCCTGGGGCTGGCGTTCGTCCGGCGGGTGGTGGAGGCACACGGCGGCGAGGTGTCCCTGACAAGCCGGGAGGGTCACGGTACGGTGGTTCGCATGCGCCTGCCGGCGGGTATCCCGCACATGTCGACCGGGGAAGGAGAGGCCGCGTGAGCGAGCCATTGAAGGGGAACGTACTGCTGGTGGACGACGACCCGGCGGTGGCCAAGGTGCTGGGCGCGCTGCTGACGCAGGCGGGGCTGACGACGCACACGGCCCGAGACGGGCAGGAGGCGCTCGCGCTGCTGGGGCGCAAGCCCATCGACGTGGTGGTGAGCGACGTGCGCATGCCCGGCATGGACGGCATGCAGCTGCTGTCGGAGGTGGCGAAGAGCTGGCCGGACGTGCCCGTCATCCTGCTCACCGCGCACGGCACGGTGCCGCTGGCGGTGGAGGCGATGAAGGCTGGCGCCGCGGACTTCGTGCTCAAGCCGTTCGACCGGGAGGAGATTCTCTTCACCGTCCGCAAGGCGCTGCTGCGCGCGCACGACGACACGGCGCGCGAGCCGCTCCGGGCGCCGGGCCCCTTCATCGGCCGCAGCCGGGCCATGGCGGACGTGCAGACCATGCTGGCGAAGGCGGCCACGGGCACGGCGACGGTGCTGCTGCGCGGCGAGTCCGGCACGGGCAAGGAGCTGGCGGCGAAGGCGGTGCACGACGGCAGCCCCCGGCGTGCGGGGCCCTTCGTGAAGCTGCACTGCGCGGCGCTGCCGGACACGCTGCTGGAGAGCGAGCTGTTCGGCTACGAGAAGGGTGCATTCACCGGCGCGGCCACTCGTAAGCCGGGGCGCGTGGAGCTGGCGCACGGCGGCACGCTGTTCCTGGACGAGGTGGGCGACATCCCCCTCTCCATGCAGGTGAAGCTGCTGCGCGTGATTCAGGAGCGCGAGTTGGAGCGGCTGGGCGGCACGCAGCCGGTGAAGGTGGACGTGCGCTTCGTCGCGGCCACGCACCAGCCGCTGGAGCAGTTGGTGAAGGAGGGCCGCTTCCGCGAGGACCTCTTCTACCGGCTCAACGTGGTGCCGGTGGAACTGCCCCCGCTGCGCGCGCGCCCGGAGGACATCGAGCCGCTGGCCCGGCACTTCCTGGAGGCGCATGCGAAGGCCAACGGCCGGCCGCCCTTCACGCTGACCGATGATGGGCTCGCGGTGCTCCAGGCGCAGCCGTGGCCGGGCAACGTGCGCCAGCTCCAGAACTTCCTGGAGCGGCTGGTGGTGCTGTCGGACGGACAGGTGCTCTCGGCGGCGGAGGTGACGCACGAGCTGGCCCGCCAGCCAGGACTGTCACCCTCCCCCACCATCATGGCCGTGGCGAGGCCTGGCCCGGGCGCTCTGCAGCCCGCGAGCGCACCGGCGGGAGGTACGGATTCGGGCCTCACGCTGGAGTCCCAGCGCAAGGGCATGGAGCAACAGGCCCTGGTAGACGCACTGAAGCGCGCGGGCGACAACCGCACGCTCGCGGCGCGGCTGCTCGGCATCAGCCGGCGCACGCTCTACAACAAGTTGGAGGAGCACGGGCTGCTCTGAGGCAGACCGCGGGCCTCACACGGGCTTCAATCAGAATACCCGAATTTCTGCTTTGCTCTCACCGGGGCCGGACAGTCCCGCCCCTTGAAAAGCGAGAGCCTCGTGCAGAGAAGCCCCATCTCCAGAGCCCTGCCGTTCCTCCTTGCCTTATCGGGCACCCTCCTCGCCTCGGGATGTGGTGCAGGCGAGCAGCCCCCTGCACCCGTCGCCCAGGAGCAGTCCCTCTCGACCGACACGAGCGAGTTGTACGTCGACACCACCTCGCTCTGGATCTCTCCAGTCATCAGCGTCTGTTGGGAGAATCCGACGACCGCGAACGCTACCGAGCGGGCCTGGGTGCAGAACGCGGCCGAGGGCACATGGGGCAGTGTGTCGCGGGTGGACTTCGTTGGCTGGGGCACGTGCACCTCGACCTCACGCGGCATCCGCATCCGCATCGCGGACACGGGGCCGCACGTGAAGCAGCTCGGCAGCCGGCTGGACGGCTACGTCAACGGCATGGAGCTCAATTTCACCTTCGCCAACTGGGGCCAGAGCTGCCAGTCCCAGCGGGAGTTCTGCATCCGGGCCATCGCGGTGCATGAGTTCGGCCATGCGCTCGGCTTCGCGCACGAGCAGAACCGCCCGGACCGGCCGTCCACCTGCACTGAGCCCGCGCAGGGCTCCAACGGCAACCTGATGATTGGCGCCTGGGACCTCCGGTCGGTGATGAACTACTGCAACCCGGACTGGAACGGGAACGGACAGCTGAGCGCGACCGACATCGCGGGCGTTGTGCAGCTCTACGGTGACGTGCTGTCGATCCGGGAGTATGGCTACAACCAGGGCTGGCGTGTGGAGACGCATCCACGTATCGCCGCGGACGTGAATGGGGACGGACGCGCGGACATCGTCGGCTTCGCCAATGGGGGCGTGTACGTCGCGCTGTCTACCGGCACCGGCTTCACCGCTGGCCAGATCTGGTTCCCGGAGTATGGCTACAACCAGGGCTGGCGCGTGGATCAGCACCCGCGCACCGCTGCCGATGTGAATGGAGACGGACGTGCCGACATCGTCGGCTTTGCCAATGGAGGGGTATACGTCGCGCTGTCCACCGGCACCGGCTTCACCGCTGGCCAGATCTGGTTGTCGGAGTTTGGCTATGACCAGGGCTGGCGCGTGGAGGTGCACCCGCGCACCGCCGCGGACGTGAATGGGGACGGACGTGCCGACATCGTCGGCTTCGCCAATGGGGGCGTGTACGTCGCGCTGTCTACCGGCACCGGCTTCACCGCTGGTCAGATCTGGTTGCCGGAGTATGGCTACAACCAGAGCTGGCGCGTGGAGCAGCACCCGCGCACCTCTGCCGATGTGAATGGAGACGGACGTGCCGACATCGTCGGCTTTGCCAATGGGGGGGTATACGTCGCGCTGTCCACCGGTACCGGCTTCACCGCTGGCCAGATCTGGTTGTCGGAGTTTGGCTATGACCAGGGCTGGCGCGTGGAGGTGCACCCGCGCACCGCTGCCGATGTGAATGGGGACGGGCGTGCCGACATCGTCGGCTTCGCCAATGGGGGCTTGTACGTCGCGCTGTCCACCGGCACCGGCGTCGCCGCTGGCCAGATCTGGTTGCCGGAGTATGGCTACAACCAGGGCTGGCGCGTGGAGCAGCACCCGCGCACCCTGGCGGACATCGATGGCAACGGCCGCGCCGACGTCATCGGCTTCGACAACGACGGTGTGAGCACGCACTTGTACTGAGGTACCCGGATTCTTCCGCACCTCACGCCGCGCGCCGGCCTCACGGCGCGCGGCCCCGGGCTCGGTGCCCGCTCACTCGCCCGTGGGCACCATCGCCCCCGCCAGTGCCTCCATCTCGTCATGGAATGCGCGGATGAGCGCATGCGGGTCCGGAACCCGGCCCGCGTCCGCGGCCACGCCCACCGTCACCTGCCCGGCGTAGCTGAAGAGGCTCACCCCCAGGCCCAGGTGTCCGGCCTGCGGCACCCAGAAGGTGAGCCCGCCCAGCTTCGTGCCCGCCACGGACACCGCCTCGCGAGGGCCCGGCACGTTGGTGGCCACCAGCGTCGCCTTGGAGCCGAAGGCATCCACCATCGTCCGCTCCAGTGGCGCGGGCGCATACCCCAGCACCTCCAGCGCGCCGAACGTCAGCACCGCCTCCGGTGAGCGCTTCACCATGTCCATCCGCCGCGCCAGCTCGAGCAACCGCCGCCGGGGATTGCTGATGTGCACCGGCAGCCGGAGGAACACCACCCCGAAGCGGTTGCCCAGCTCGCGAGGCACCGGCTCGTCCAGCGGACGCAGGTTCACCGGCACCAGGGCGTGCACATCCTCCGGAACCACGTCGCGCGACTCCAGGTAGCGCCGCAGCGCCCCCGTCACCGCCGCCAGCAGCACGTCGTTCACCGTGCCGCCCAGCGCCTGGCCCACCGCCTTCACCTGCGCCAGCGGCACCGGAGCCGACCAGGCGGCGCGCTTCTCCTGCCCCAGCGGCCCGCGCAGCGGCGTGTTCGGGTCCTGGGGTATCACCAGCAGCTTCCCCATCGCCGCCAGCCCCTTGGCCCCCTGGCGCACCAGGTCTCCCGCGAGAATCGGCTCCGCCGCCAGCTCCGCGCCCTTCTTCAGCACCGTGCGCGCCGTCCCCGCCACCGCCCGCGCCCCACGCATCCACCGTGACAGCCCGCCTTCAGAAGGCGCACGTACCTCACGAAGCCCGGGCGCCACGCCCTTCTCCGCCCCCTGCGCGTCCGTGAGCGTCAGCAGCACCCGCGCCAGCGCAATCCCATCCGCGAGGCAGTGGTGCAGGCGGCACAGCAGCACGTCCCCGCCCTCCGCGCCCTCCAGCACGTGGAACTGCCACAGCGGCCGTGAGCGCTCCAGGG is from Pyxidicoccus trucidator and encodes:
- a CDS encoding FrgA protein; the protein is MPARLAQLLVSRMLLSQEKAGEVLRQHQAQGGHLDTLLLERGVAGEADVLALLGEVSGFRPVNLMDFEPNPDVASFIPPKLAERLCVVPLSLDGSTLHVACGYPVPKKELDEVGFLLGKPLELWVAAEVRIREWVSIIYRQPLAPRFAQLSAALDPERRAATSPPPPPAAAQEDSLTADMVERLARSVAQEPLPTEVRATPREAAAPKPPEPQRPPPPPPEAANPAPPAFVRAPLRLNMPKDEPAQAPPPPAPKAAPPVVVASAQPAARPTATPAIQAPPPASRPATPPAVATPPVISGPQPAARPATPPTSAPAVLQPASAAPATGPARAPSNGVQPGAPQPSAAPQQRPAAPAAPQVWPPAPAAAPAAPQVWPPANAQPAAAPVAARPVVAPPPRPAPAGEPAFLVFPNPSAPPRPQPAAPEARAPQAPVGQDVPDWTLTQARAALKEATKDRDRLIDVALRFGRRTFDYVASFAVVRGAAQGLEARGDGMTGEPLTQVSVPLDASSVFRTVAVTRGSYAGPLPPDALTRHYLELFGRQTPRTVFLYPVEVKGRLVAILYGDCGQKPISQRRLSDYILFCQDLPAAFQELILFRKQRLSELRAPDEEELTIDVDVPVAALPAPAPAVVAGLGWSPFFGRGAGGTMGRAAALPPRAQSQEERPPPDFTPLLKRLTGPDAAQRSNAMAELARSPEASAKVLAQHFPGPTAWSRLPVVELPEADELGPIPGALSRLGRPAAHALAPLLDSHDADTRYFALLTAGNLPYVELVDGVLRGLFDLEPDINSAARVAASALKQLPRLDAALRDLRQELRNRDAMRRALAARALGTLHDREAVEGLIQLTGSDDEMCAQAAAEALRDVTRATFGQSPRQWTQWWAENRSRRRADWLITALRHRELDMRLAAIEELSRALNDTLGYYADAPEAEREVAVRRWEASAVAPANARRLGML
- a CDS encoding ATP-binding protein, coding for MTGGMWISLVACVGLLALAGLALSRVGRSPLALPLSLLSITLATWNFSGFALERLDDGGWRLLGFAAGLMTVPCTLHFILAFVGRRRRSAWAMFGSYAVFSALGLVMLAGLFAPSLAEHLLSLRFGLTVTALVTPPLGGGFTLLVLHLRRTHQPDERARAGLVLLGLTLLVALLLTELAAELGLLVPRLGNIGTLLGLPVMGTAALRFGLFGRDAGAPRMALHAAAVAGVGVLAYLTVFRLFAAQAATLVVCTTAVTFGLVAATRRGVTAYVTRSERMERLATLGRFSAQMAHDLKNPIAAMKGAAQYLKEEHARGQPWDGHGEFLDLLLEQVERLDRVVDTYQRLARVEPLPRPVDLGRLVEGVLSLQSFASPGQVSILRELTPGLPPCSGDEDLLANALENLVRNAFEAMSKGGTLTVRTLRDGPGVAVEVEDTGEGMDARTRERAFDDFYTTKASGSGLGLAFVRRVVEAHGGEVSLTSREGHGTVVRMRLPAGIPHMSTGEGEAA
- a CDS encoding sigma-54-dependent transcriptional regulator, encoding MSEPLKGNVLLVDDDPAVAKVLGALLTQAGLTTHTARDGQEALALLGRKPIDVVVSDVRMPGMDGMQLLSEVAKSWPDVPVILLTAHGTVPLAVEAMKAGAADFVLKPFDREEILFTVRKALLRAHDDTAREPLRAPGPFIGRSRAMADVQTMLAKAATGTATVLLRGESGTGKELAAKAVHDGSPRRAGPFVKLHCAALPDTLLESELFGYEKGAFTGAATRKPGRVELAHGGTLFLDEVGDIPLSMQVKLLRVIQERELERLGGTQPVKVDVRFVAATHQPLEQLVKEGRFREDLFYRLNVVPVELPPLRARPEDIEPLARHFLEAHAKANGRPPFTLTDDGLAVLQAQPWPGNVRQLQNFLERLVVLSDGQVLSAAEVTHELARQPGLSPSPTIMAVARPGPGALQPASAPAGGTDSGLTLESQRKGMEQQALVDALKRAGDNRTLAARLLGISRRTLYNKLEEHGLL
- a CDS encoding FG-GAP-like repeat-containing protein; translated protein: MQNAAEGTWGSVSRVDFVGWGTCTSTSRGIRIRIADTGPHVKQLGSRLDGYVNGMELNFTFANWGQSCQSQREFCIRAIAVHEFGHALGFAHEQNRPDRPSTCTEPAQGSNGNLMIGAWDLRSVMNYCNPDWNGNGQLSATDIAGVVQLYGDVLSIREYGYNQGWRVETHPRIAADVNGDGRADIVGFANGGVYVALSTGTGFTAGQIWFPEYGYNQGWRVDQHPRTAADVNGDGRADIVGFANGGVYVALSTGTGFTAGQIWLSEFGYDQGWRVEVHPRTAADVNGDGRADIVGFANGGVYVALSTGTGFTAGQIWLPEYGYNQSWRVEQHPRTSADVNGDGRADIVGFANGGVYVALSTGTGFTAGQIWLSEFGYDQGWRVEVHPRTAADVNGDGRADIVGFANGGLYVALSTGTGVAAGQIWLPEYGYNQGWRVEQHPRTLADIDGNGRADVIGFDNDGVSTHLY
- a CDS encoding WS/DGAT/MGAT family O-acyltransferase; protein product: MAAHERMASVDALWFHMEEPANLMMITAVLWFEGRLDFEQLQAVVRERLVERYPRFRQRVVPGRVGVPHWEDVPDLDLDAHLSRLTVPPPGDRAALETLVGEWMSTPLERSRPLWQFHVLEGAEGGDVLLCRLHHCLADGIALARVLLTLTDAQGAEKGVAPGLREVRAPSEGGLSRWMRGARAVAGTARTVLKKGAELAAEPILAGDLVRQGAKGLAAMGKLLVIPQDPNTPLRGPLGQEKRAAWSAPVPLAQVKAVGQALGGTVNDVLLAAVTGALRRYLESRDVVPEDVHALVPVNLRPLDEPVPRELGNRFGVVFLRLPVHISNPRRRLLELARRMDMVKRSPEAVLTFGALEVLGYAPAPLERTMVDAFGSKATLVATNVPGPREAVSVAGTKLGGLTFWVPQAGHLGLGVSLFSYAGQVTVGVAADAGRVPDPHALIRAFHDEMEALAGAMVPTGE